A portion of the Thermoplasmatales archaeon genome contains these proteins:
- the phoU gene encoding phosphate signaling complex protein PhoU produces the protein MVEKFHQEIEKLKKNVIEMGNLAKEMLSKSVIALKNQDEEIADWVISKKGEIARMDEEIEEQALRLIALYQPMAKDMRTIASCLKIITYLTRIGRYGKDIANVAKELSSQPHIKKLVSIPYMADIVCKMIDDALYAFETEDLTPIQDFSERDDTVDALRYSIFRECLTYMMEDQKNITRCAHYMMIARYLERCADHACKIAEKIYYMVNGVRVEIK, from the coding sequence ATGGTTGAGAAATTTCATCAGGAAATTGAGAAATTGAAAAAAAATGTTATAGAAATGGGGAATCTTGCAAAAGAAATGCTCAGCAAATCAGTTATTGCTCTTAAAAATCAGGATGAGGAGATTGCGGATTGGGTTATATCAAAGAAAGGAGAGATTGCAAGAATGGATGAAGAAATTGAAGAGCAGGCACTGCGTTTAATTGCTCTATATCAACCAATGGCAAAAGATATGCGTACAATTGCAAGTTGCTTGAAAATTATAACATATCTTACAAGAATAGGAAGATACGGAAAAGATATTGCAAATGTTGCAAAAGAGCTTTCTTCACAACCACATATAAAAAAGCTAGTAAGCATACCATATATGGCAGATATTGTTTGCAAGATGATAGACGATGCTCTATATGCATTCGAAACAGAAGATTTAACTCCAATTCAAGATTTTTCTGAAAGAGATGATACTGTTGATGCCCTACGCTATTCCATATTCAGGGAATGTCTTACTTATATGATGGAGGACCAAAAAAATATTACAAGATGCGCCCACTATATGATGATTGCTCGCTACTTGGAGAGATGCGCGGATCATGCCTGCAAAATAGCAGAAAAAATATATTATATGGTAAATGGAGTAAGAGTTGAGATAAAATAA
- a CDS encoding phosphate ABC transporter ATP-binding protein, which translates to MEIIRTVNLNLWYGSKQVLFDINIGIERNRVTALIGPSGCGKSTLIRCFNRMNDLIDGCRIEGSVIIDGQDIYSKDIDPVEVRKKVGMVFQKPNPFPKSIYENVAYGARIQGIKDKKELDRIVERSLRQAWLWDEVKDRLNESALSLSGGQQQRLCIARALAIEPEIILMDEPCSALDPIATAKIEDLIDELEKKYTVVIVTHNMQQAARVSDYTGFLYLGKLIEFGETKQIFENPKEELTEKYITGRFG; encoded by the coding sequence ATGGAAATAATAAGAACAGTTAATCTTAACCTTTGGTATGGAAGCAAGCAGGTTTTATTTGATATAAACATAGGAATAGAGAGAAATAGAGTTACCGCCCTGATTGGCCCTTCAGGATGCGGAAAATCAACCCTAATAAGATGCTTCAATAGAATGAATGATCTGATAGATGGTTGCAGGATAGAGGGAAGTGTGATTATTGACGGTCAGGATATATACAGCAAGGACATTGATCCTGTTGAGGTGAGGAAAAAAGTAGGAATGGTTTTTCAGAAACCAAACCCTTTTCCAAAATCAATTTATGAAAATGTTGCATATGGAGCAAGAATTCAGGGGATAAAGGATAAAAAGGAGCTTGATAGAATTGTTGAAAGGAGCTTAAGGCAAGCATGGCTGTGGGATGAAGTTAAAGACAGGTTAAATGAATCCGCATTGAGCTTATCCGGCGGGCAGCAGCAAAGGCTTTGCATAGCAAGGGCTCTTGCAATTGAGCCAGAAATAATATTGATGGATGAGCCGTGCTCCGCTCTTGATCCAATAGCAACCGCAAAAATTGAGGATTTGATAGATGAATTGGAAAAAAAATATACGGTAGTAATAGTTACACATAATATGCAGCAGGCAGCCAGAGTTAGTGACTATACAGGCTTTCTTTATTTAGGAAAGCTTATTGAATTTGGAGAAACAAAGCAGATATTTGAAAATCCGAAAGAGGAATTAACTGAAAAATATATAACTGGTAGATTTGGGTGA